Proteins encoded within one genomic window of Actinoplanes octamycinicus:
- a CDS encoding peptide deformylase — MTTSPIDRAADQFVTALAQWRVERGMTKKQLAARMGFDPSYVSHVEGRRHKPTEDFARRAEAVLGAGGAIWQRFQEYDELRHARGSALHRDPPVPVQWLPPGTGLVVEREIAELTYLGGEYRCRVIRSLYNAGVEPVTRYLVKISVDRYPNDPAGSNRHHRENPLTFEEMDVHAMAGEGDAAESMQWRVKLDRDAAKEIWLLFANERGQFPLYPGERTTIEYAYTVGEKKWGQWFQRAVRLPTRQLTVRLDFPQRFEPQVWGVEVSLAAEVPVRSPLERRNEGGRAIFEWSTDQPLLNARYRLEWRFRGADAPIYDELGPPEPPALPRASHRMLGIGIIQRGSDLLRQRARHFQLPREGPAARETVTRLLTSLAKLEDLHEFSKGVGLAAPQIGLPVAAAVVRPPEREVEPVVLLNPRVVGESGDGDEQYEGCLSFFDYRGMVARPLRIEVEHARFDGTRVVTVFERALARLISHEIDHLEGRLYVDRMEPDAKLVPITQYQQTGRPWDY; from the coding sequence ATGACCACCTCGCCCATTGACAGGGCCGCAGATCAGTTCGTTACGGCGCTTGCGCAATGGCGGGTCGAGCGCGGAATGACCAAGAAGCAGCTCGCCGCGCGCATGGGCTTCGATCCCTCCTACGTCAGCCACGTCGAAGGACGCCGCCACAAACCGACCGAGGACTTCGCCCGCCGGGCCGAGGCGGTGCTGGGTGCCGGCGGGGCGATCTGGCAGCGCTTCCAGGAGTACGACGAGCTCCGGCACGCCCGCGGCTCGGCACTGCACCGCGACCCGCCGGTGCCGGTCCAGTGGCTGCCGCCCGGCACCGGCCTGGTGGTGGAACGGGAGATCGCCGAGCTCACCTACCTCGGCGGTGAGTACCGCTGCCGGGTGATCCGGTCGCTCTACAACGCCGGTGTCGAGCCGGTCACGCGCTACCTGGTGAAGATCTCGGTGGACCGCTACCCGAACGACCCGGCCGGCTCCAACCGCCACCACCGGGAGAACCCGCTCACCTTCGAGGAGATGGACGTCCACGCGATGGCCGGCGAGGGCGACGCGGCCGAGTCCATGCAGTGGCGGGTCAAGCTGGACCGGGACGCGGCCAAGGAGATCTGGCTGCTGTTCGCGAACGAGCGCGGGCAGTTCCCGCTCTACCCCGGTGAACGCACCACGATCGAGTACGCCTACACGGTCGGCGAGAAGAAGTGGGGCCAGTGGTTCCAGCGCGCCGTCCGGCTGCCGACCCGGCAGCTCACTGTCCGCCTGGACTTCCCGCAGCGCTTCGAACCCCAGGTCTGGGGCGTCGAGGTGTCGCTGGCCGCCGAGGTCCCGGTACGCAGTCCCCTGGAACGCCGCAACGAGGGAGGTCGCGCCATTTTCGAGTGGTCCACCGATCAGCCTTTGTTGAACGCCCGGTACCGCCTGGAGTGGCGGTTCCGTGGCGCCGACGCCCCGATCTACGACGAGCTCGGCCCGCCCGAGCCACCCGCCCTGCCCCGCGCCTCGCACCGGATGCTCGGCATCGGGATCATCCAGCGCGGCTCCGACCTGCTCCGCCAGCGCGCCCGTCACTTCCAGCTGCCCCGCGAGGGCCCGGCCGCCCGGGAGACCGTCACCCGGCTGCTCACCTCGCTCGCCAAGCTGGAGGACCTGCACGAGTTCAGCAAGGGGGTGGGCCTGGCCGCGCCGCAGATCGGGCTGCCGGTGGCGGCCGCCGTGGTCCGCCCGCCGGAGCGTGAGGTCGAGCCGGTGGTGCTGCTCAACCCCCGGGTGGTCGGCGAGTCCGGGGACGGCGACGAGCAGTACGAGGGCTGCCTGTCGTTCTTCGACTACCGCGGCATGGTGGCCCGGCCGCTGCGGATCGAGGTGGAGCACGCGCGCTTCGACGGGACCCGGGTGGTGACCGTCTTCGAACGGGCCCTGGCCCGGTTGATCAGCCACGAGATCGATCACCTGGAGGGCCGGTTGTACGTGGACCGGATGGAGCCGGACGCGAAACTGGTGCCGATCACGCAGTACCAGCAGACCGGGCGGCCCTGGGACTACTGA
- a CDS encoding ABC transporter ATP-binding protein, translating into MTVRVEKLTRTYGGGSAAVTALAGVDVTFSRGTFVAVMGPSGSGKSTLLQCAAGLDRPDAGQVWIGDIEISRMAEAKRTELRRNRIGFIFQAFNLIGALTVEENIVLPLRLAGANPDRAWLAYVVERIGLTERLRHRPAELSGGQQQRVAIARALATRPDVIFCDEPTGALDSTTAAEVLGLLRAMADEHGQTVVMVTHDPVAASYADRVLVLADGRIVSDTPQLGVARIAEQLAALDRRGALR; encoded by the coding sequence ATGACGGTCCGGGTCGAGAAACTCACCCGCACATACGGCGGCGGATCGGCGGCGGTGACCGCCTTGGCCGGCGTCGACGTCACCTTCAGCAGGGGCACCTTCGTGGCGGTGATGGGCCCATCGGGGTCCGGCAAGAGCACGTTGCTGCAGTGCGCCGCGGGCCTCGACCGGCCCGACGCCGGTCAGGTCTGGATCGGCGACATCGAGATCTCCCGGATGGCCGAGGCCAAGCGCACCGAGCTGCGCCGGAACCGGATCGGCTTCATCTTCCAGGCGTTCAACCTGATCGGCGCGCTCACCGTCGAGGAGAACATCGTGCTCCCGCTGCGGCTCGCCGGGGCGAACCCCGACCGCGCCTGGCTGGCCTACGTGGTCGAGCGGATCGGACTGACCGAACGCCTGCGTCACCGGCCCGCGGAACTGTCCGGCGGCCAGCAGCAGCGCGTCGCGATCGCCCGGGCGCTGGCCACCCGGCCCGATGTGATCTTCTGCGACGAACCGACCGGCGCGCTCGACAGCACCACCGCGGCGGAGGTCCTCGGGCTGCTGCGAGCGATGGCCGACGAGCACGGGCAGACGGTCGTCATGGTCACCCACGATCCGGTGGCCGCCTCGTACGCTGACCGCGTCCTGGTCCTCGCGGACGGCCGGATCGTGTCCGACACACCGCAGCTCGGAGTGGCCCGCATCGCCGAGCAGCTCGCCGCCCTGGACCGCCGCGGAGCCCTCCGATGA
- a CDS encoding NADP-dependent oxidoreductase produces the protein MKAVRFHEYGNPDVLRYEDVDQPVPGTGEVRVRVAATSFNPVEGNIRAGRMQGPIPVALPHTPGIDIAGTVDALGDGVTGLAVGDQVIGALPLTSTGAAAEYVIAPAAILAAAPTSVPLTDAAGLPLVGLTAWQALFEHANLTAGQRVLINGAGGVVGGYAVQLAKNAGAYVIATTGPSSAEQAKTAGADEVHGPGLPELADQVDVVLNLAPVDPQQLAATAGLIRDGGVAVNTTVWMPAPADEARGVRGINLFFHPDAGQLAQLVTLLDSGALRLGPTRRVPLADLARVHTETLTAPITGKVVVLAPTSR, from the coding sequence ATGAAGGCAGTGCGTTTCCACGAGTACGGCAACCCCGACGTCCTGCGTTACGAGGACGTGGACCAGCCGGTCCCGGGCACCGGGGAGGTGCGGGTCCGGGTGGCGGCGACGTCGTTCAACCCGGTCGAGGGCAACATCCGGGCCGGACGCATGCAGGGCCCGATCCCGGTAGCCCTGCCGCACACCCCGGGCATCGACATCGCCGGCACGGTCGACGCTCTCGGTGACGGCGTTACCGGCCTCGCGGTCGGTGACCAGGTCATCGGCGCCTTGCCGCTGACCAGTACCGGCGCCGCCGCCGAGTACGTCATCGCCCCGGCCGCGATCCTGGCGGCGGCGCCCACGAGCGTCCCGCTGACCGACGCCGCCGGGCTGCCGCTGGTCGGTCTCACCGCGTGGCAGGCGCTGTTCGAGCACGCGAACCTGACCGCGGGCCAGCGGGTGCTGATCAACGGTGCGGGCGGCGTCGTCGGTGGTTACGCCGTCCAGCTGGCCAAGAACGCCGGTGCGTACGTGATCGCCACCACCGGCCCGAGCAGCGCCGAGCAGGCCAAGACCGCGGGCGCCGACGAGGTCCACGGCCCGGGCCTGCCCGAACTGGCCGACCAGGTCGACGTGGTGCTCAACCTGGCGCCGGTCGACCCGCAGCAGCTGGCCGCCACCGCAGGCCTGATCCGCGACGGCGGCGTCGCCGTGAACACGACGGTTTGGATGCCCGCCCCCGCCGACGAGGCCCGCGGCGTGCGCGGCATCAACCTCTTCTTCCACCCCGACGCCGGACAGCTCGCCCAGCTGGTGACGCTGCTCGACTCCGGTGCGCTGCGCCTCGGCCCGACCCGGCGGGTGCCGCTGGCCGACCTGGCGCGGGTGCACACCGAGACGCTCACCGCGCCGATCACCGGCAAGGTCGTCGTCCTCGCCCCCACCTCCCGATAG
- a CDS encoding CPBP family intramembrane glutamic endopeptidase: MTLEGQRSTRSAYPAEIVIVMLLSLGQSAIWSLVRLTATLTDGKPLASHTATLNAPLSPRPYLDLTYQLLNIFFDLVPVALAWYLLRRDGMRPGRDLGIDFRRPGYDTGWGVALAAGIGLPGLLLVYAALQLGISAQIVPSALQPYWWAVPVLILSALQNAVLEEVLVVGYLITRLRQLEVSTAWIIAASAVLRGSYHLYQGFGGFIGNVVMGVIFALFYLRTKRVMPLIVAHSLLDITAFVGYELLPDSWLSWLRL, from the coding sequence GTGACTCTAGAAGGACAGCGGTCCACCCGATCGGCGTACCCGGCCGAGATCGTCATCGTCATGCTGCTGTCCCTCGGGCAGTCGGCGATCTGGTCCCTGGTCCGGCTGACCGCCACGCTCACCGACGGCAAGCCGCTGGCCAGCCACACCGCGACGCTGAACGCGCCGCTCTCGCCCCGGCCGTACCTGGACCTGACCTACCAGCTGCTGAACATCTTCTTCGACCTGGTCCCGGTCGCCCTGGCGTGGTACCTGCTGCGGCGCGACGGCATGCGCCCCGGCCGCGACCTGGGCATCGACTTCCGCCGGCCCGGCTACGACACCGGCTGGGGCGTCGCCCTCGCCGCCGGGATCGGACTGCCCGGGCTGCTGCTGGTCTACGCCGCGCTGCAGCTGGGGATCAGCGCGCAGATCGTGCCGTCCGCGCTGCAGCCGTACTGGTGGGCGGTGCCGGTGCTGATCCTCTCCGCGCTCCAGAACGCGGTGCTGGAGGAGGTGCTCGTGGTCGGTTACCTGATCACCCGGCTGCGGCAGCTCGAGGTGTCCACGGCGTGGATCATCGCGGCGTCCGCCGTGCTGCGCGGCTCCTACCACCTCTACCAGGGGTTCGGCGGCTTCATCGGGAACGTGGTGATGGGCGTGATCTTCGCGCTCTTCTACCTGCGGACGAAACGGGTGATGCCGCTGATCGTGGCGCACAGCCTGCTCGACATCACCGCGTTCGTCGGTTACGAATTGCTGCCGGACTCCTGGCTGAGCTGGCTCCGGTTATGA
- a CDS encoding response regulator transcription factor, producing MRIVIAEDDALLREGLALLLRAEGLDVVATAGTPAEFLAAVSEHEPDVAIVDVRMPPTHTDEGIVAAREARGLRPGLAVLVLSAYVEQTFATELLAGGAERLGYLLKERVGRVEEFLAALDRVAAGGTAIDPEVVGQLLARSRSDAGLGRLTPREREVLSLMAEGLGNTAIAERMVVTDGAVHKNIRSIFAKLGLAPTDQVDRRVIAVLRYLDDTARR from the coding sequence GTGCGGATCGTGATCGCCGAGGACGACGCCCTGCTGCGGGAAGGCCTCGCGCTGTTGTTGCGGGCCGAAGGCCTCGATGTGGTGGCCACCGCCGGCACGCCCGCGGAGTTTCTCGCGGCGGTGAGCGAACACGAACCAGACGTCGCGATCGTCGACGTGCGGATGCCGCCCACGCACACCGACGAAGGCATCGTGGCCGCCCGCGAGGCCCGCGGTCTGCGTCCCGGCCTCGCGGTGCTCGTGCTCTCCGCGTACGTGGAGCAGACCTTCGCCACCGAATTGCTGGCCGGCGGCGCCGAACGGCTCGGTTATCTGCTCAAGGAACGGGTCGGCCGGGTCGAGGAGTTCCTCGCCGCATTGGATCGGGTGGCCGCCGGCGGCACCGCGATCGACCCCGAGGTGGTGGGGCAACTGCTGGCCCGGAGCCGCTCCGACGCCGGGCTGGGCCGGCTCACCCCGCGAGAACGCGAGGTGCTCTCGCTGATGGCCGAAGGGCTCGGCAACACCGCCATCGCGGAGCGCATGGTGGTGACCGACGGCGCGGTGCACAAGAACATCCGCAGCATCTTCGCCAAGCTGGGTCTCGCACCTACCGACCAGGTCGACCGCCGGGTCATCGCGGTCCTGCGTTACCTCGACGACACCGCGCGGCGGTAG
- a CDS encoding globin domain-containing protein, whose amino-acid sequence MGDLARLLKESWSLVEEHQDKVAGYFYARMFLSHPDLRDLFPVQMDVQRTRLLSAIVTAVQTLEDPERFDDYLRALGRDHRKFHVLPEHYEVVGGALIESMRSFAGEQWGVEYDQAWADAYAVIASKMLAGADADQNPPYWYGEVVAHERRSHDIAVFTVLPLQPLEFRAGQYLSLEATPYQPRLWRTYSPANAPRRDNSLEFHVRALGAGWVSSALVRRLKVGDMIKLAAPMGTMTLDRRSTRDAVFVAGGTGLAPVKSLLEELTRYNRTRWVHVFFGARTRDDLYDLADLNRLAARYPWLSVVTACSEDPTFPGEQGNISDIVARYGPWNEHDFFVSGSGPMVKATLKTLAELQVPPMRIKYDSFTD is encoded by the coding sequence ATGGGAGACCTCGCACGCTTGCTCAAGGAGAGCTGGAGCCTCGTCGAGGAACATCAGGACAAGGTCGCCGGATACTTCTACGCCCGTATGTTCCTGTCGCACCCCGACCTGCGCGACCTGTTCCCGGTGCAGATGGATGTGCAGCGCACCCGGCTGCTGTCGGCGATCGTCACCGCGGTGCAGACGCTCGAGGATCCCGAGCGGTTCGACGACTACCTGCGGGCGCTCGGCCGGGACCACCGCAAGTTCCACGTGCTGCCGGAGCACTACGAGGTGGTCGGCGGGGCGCTGATCGAGTCGATGCGGTCGTTCGCCGGCGAACAGTGGGGTGTCGAGTACGACCAGGCCTGGGCCGACGCCTACGCGGTGATCGCCAGCAAGATGCTGGCCGGTGCGGACGCCGATCAGAATCCCCCCTACTGGTACGGCGAGGTGGTCGCCCACGAGCGCCGCTCGCACGACATCGCGGTCTTCACCGTGCTCCCGTTGCAGCCGCTGGAGTTCCGCGCCGGGCAGTACCTGAGCCTGGAGGCGACTCCCTATCAACCGCGGCTGTGGCGCACCTACTCACCGGCGAACGCGCCGCGCCGGGACAACTCGCTGGAGTTCCACGTCCGGGCGCTGGGCGCCGGCTGGGTGTCCAGCGCGCTGGTCCGGCGGCTCAAGGTCGGCGACATGATCAAGCTGGCGGCGCCGATGGGCACCATGACCCTCGATCGGCGATCGACCCGGGACGCCGTCTTCGTGGCCGGCGGCACCGGGCTGGCCCCGGTGAAGTCGCTGCTGGAGGAGCTGACCCGGTACAACCGGACCCGCTGGGTGCACGTCTTCTTCGGCGCCCGGACCCGGGACGACCTGTACGACCTGGCCGACCTGAACCGCCTGGCCGCCCGCTATCCCTGGCTGTCGGTGGTGACCGCGTGCAGCGAGGACCCGACCTTTCCCGGCGAGCAGGGCAACATCTCGGACATCGTGGCGCGGTACGGCCCGTGGAACGAGCACGACTTCTTCGTCTCCGGTTCCGGCCCGATGGTCAAGGCCACCCTGAAGACGCTCGCCGAGCTGCAGGTCCCCCCCATGCGCATCAAGTACGACAGCTTCACCGACTAG
- a CDS encoding ABC transporter permease, with protein MIRLALRMLRHRPGSALATFLALTVGATILVSMAVLVESGLLHRPEPRHYAAADLVVARPELAVTGKDLDGTTLTSRVDLPEGGTLAIDLAQRLRRVPGVTAAVADRAIPLFTPAGPATGHGWDSAALAPYRLVDGRAPQRDDEVVLDAGTAAGAAPGTRTEMVIGGVAASYRISGIVEATAPRVFFTEGRATALAPRPDRVDAIGLTLAPGADRGAVDRLAAEAGTEVYAGAARGRLERTGDTVAAGLLVQIGASFGGYVVMLVVFVVAGTVGLSVRHRRRDFALLRAIAATPAQVRRMVMAEAALIGVAGVASGVPAGLFATRWVQRELTARAFLPDGFPLAPGLLSAAGVALTTILVAVLAALVAARRVTGIRPVEALGEVAVEPGGRSRVRLISGLVVFAGAAGSSTVTVGAGGQVALAGAIGMLYLYVMTVALLAPWINRAATRLLQPLLSRIWGAGGHLAVANLRANARGTATVLTGLVLAVGFGGSVWFLQDNIERSAVVQARDGMLASWALSSPAGLAPTTAAKARELPGVQAVSAVRRTSVVVKIFGGEAETVPVMAVDDVSAFDLGVDEGSMADLRGPAMAVSAIRAGSQGWHLGEEVALWLGDGTPVTLRVAAIYERGLGFGDIVLPRDVVTGHTAGDTDDEVLVTLAPGAVVDPRLATLGPAATLVDTGRRTGRLAADLTLSAWLNKMLVGVMVGYAVLAVANTMVMAALARRRELALLRIVGVTPRQARRMVRAEQAGLLGVALVIGGTIAALTLVAVVHALTGDLVPYVPPLGLAVVVGGTALLALTTTILPIGYLLRTPPLEHLGVKE; from the coding sequence ATGATCAGACTCGCCCTCCGGATGCTCCGGCACCGCCCCGGGTCCGCGCTCGCCACCTTCCTGGCCCTCACCGTCGGCGCGACGATCCTCGTCTCGATGGCCGTCCTGGTCGAGTCCGGGCTGCTCCACCGGCCGGAGCCACGGCACTACGCCGCGGCCGACCTGGTCGTCGCCCGGCCGGAACTCGCCGTGACCGGCAAGGACCTCGACGGCACCACACTGACCAGCCGGGTGGATCTGCCGGAGGGCGGCACCCTCGCGATCGACCTGGCGCAGCGTTTGCGGCGGGTGCCGGGCGTGACGGCTGCCGTCGCCGACCGGGCCATCCCACTGTTCACCCCGGCCGGCCCGGCCACCGGCCACGGCTGGGACAGTGCCGCGCTGGCACCGTACCGCCTCGTCGATGGGCGAGCGCCGCAGCGGGACGACGAGGTCGTGCTCGACGCGGGCACCGCCGCCGGAGCAGCTCCCGGTACCCGTACCGAAATGGTGATCGGCGGGGTCGCCGCGAGCTATCGGATCAGCGGCATCGTGGAAGCCACCGCGCCCCGGGTGTTCTTCACCGAAGGCCGTGCGACGGCGCTTGCCCCGCGCCCGGATCGTGTCGATGCCATCGGTCTCACGCTGGCGCCCGGGGCCGACCGCGGCGCGGTGGACCGGCTGGCTGCCGAGGCCGGCACCGAGGTGTACGCCGGCGCAGCCCGGGGCCGGCTCGAACGCACCGGCGACACGGTGGCCGCCGGCCTGCTCGTGCAGATCGGCGCCTCGTTCGGCGGCTACGTCGTGATGCTGGTCGTCTTCGTGGTGGCCGGCACGGTCGGCCTCTCCGTGCGCCATCGCCGCCGCGATTTCGCCCTGCTGCGTGCCATCGCCGCCACACCGGCCCAGGTCCGCCGGATGGTGATGGCCGAAGCGGCGCTGATCGGCGTCGCCGGTGTCGCCTCCGGTGTGCCGGCCGGCCTGTTCGCCACCCGCTGGGTACAGCGCGAACTCACCGCCCGCGCCTTCCTGCCGGACGGTTTCCCGCTGGCGCCCGGTCTGCTCTCGGCAGCGGGTGTCGCCCTGACCACGATCCTGGTCGCCGTGCTGGCGGCCCTGGTCGCAGCGCGCCGGGTCACCGGGATCCGCCCGGTTGAGGCACTCGGAGAGGTCGCCGTCGAACCCGGCGGCCGCAGCCGGGTGCGGCTGATCAGCGGCCTGGTCGTCTTCGCCGGCGCGGCCGGCTCCAGCACCGTCACGGTCGGCGCCGGCGGACAGGTCGCGCTCGCCGGGGCGATCGGCATGCTCTATCTGTACGTGATGACGGTCGCGTTGCTGGCCCCCTGGATCAACCGGGCGGCGACCCGCCTGCTCCAGCCACTGCTGTCGCGGATCTGGGGGGCAGGGGGACACCTGGCCGTCGCCAATCTGCGGGCCAACGCCCGTGGAACGGCCACCGTGCTGACCGGACTCGTGCTCGCGGTCGGTTTCGGGGGCTCGGTCTGGTTCCTTCAGGACAACATCGAGCGCAGTGCTGTCGTCCAGGCCCGGGACGGCATGCTCGCCTCCTGGGCGCTGAGCTCGCCCGCCGGGCTGGCACCCACGACGGCGGCGAAGGCCCGGGAACTGCCGGGCGTACAGGCGGTCAGCGCGGTCCGGCGTACGTCCGTCGTGGTCAAGATCTTCGGTGGGGAGGCGGAGACCGTACCGGTGATGGCGGTGGACGACGTGTCCGCATTCGATCTGGGCGTCGACGAGGGCAGCATGGCGGACCTGCGCGGCCCCGCGATGGCCGTCTCCGCGATCCGCGCCGGAAGTCAGGGCTGGCACCTCGGCGAGGAGGTGGCACTCTGGCTGGGCGATGGCACCCCGGTCACCCTGCGGGTCGCGGCGATCTACGAGCGGGGACTCGGCTTCGGCGACATCGTGCTGCCCCGCGACGTGGTGACCGGCCACACCGCCGGCGACACCGACGACGAGGTGCTCGTGACGCTCGCGCCCGGCGCCGTCGTCGATCCACGCCTGGCCACCCTCGGTCCGGCGGCCACTCTGGTCGACACCGGCCGGCGCACCGGCCGGCTCGCCGCCGACCTCACCCTGTCCGCCTGGCTCAACAAGATGCTCGTCGGCGTGATGGTCGGCTACGCCGTGCTCGCGGTGGCCAACACCATGGTGATGGCCGCCCTGGCTCGCCGCCGCGAGCTGGCGCTGTTGCGCATCGTCGGGGTGACACCCCGGCAAGCCCGCCGGATGGTGCGCGCCGAACAGGCCGGCCTGCTCGGCGTGGCCCTGGTGATCGGCGGGACCATCGCCGCCCTCACGCTCGTCGCGGTGGTCCACGCCCTGACCGGCGACCTCGTCCCGTACGTTCCGCCGCTGGGCCTGGCCGTCGTGGTCGGCGGCACCGCACTGCTGGCGCTGACCACGACGATCCTCCCGATCGGCTACCTGCTGCGGACGCCGCCGCTGGAACACCTGGGTGTCAAGGAGTAG
- a CDS encoding sensor histidine kinase, protein MRRRVRIAVDALEHLVGGLGTSILAMAGLFWLLAVVVLSLVGVGLLLVPGSLRIVRSIADRERGRLARWGPGLVGPVPIPDRPLAALRDPAVRRELIWVPVHATFGFVIGLFGLSLPLSAVQSLTFPFWYHLVPPGEAAPNIPFWTVDSRADSIGVALAGVGWLAVLLFFGGRLARAQAWPGRRLLGPVPGADLSLRVAELTATRAAALDAHAAELRRIERSLHDGTQNRLVAVTVLLGAARRAFARDPATGVELLDRAQQAAEQALGELRTVVRGILPPVLDDRGLAGALDGLVAGCALPCGVAVDLPVRCAVSVEATAYFVVAEALTNAVRHSGATGVTVSVRIDRDTLVIRVGDDGRGGADESAGTGLAGIRRRVEAHDGRFALTSPLGGPTTMDVELPCGS, encoded by the coding sequence ATGCGGCGGCGGGTGCGCATCGCGGTTGACGCGCTGGAACATCTCGTCGGCGGCCTGGGCACCTCGATCCTGGCCATGGCGGGATTGTTCTGGCTGCTCGCCGTCGTGGTGCTGAGCCTGGTCGGCGTCGGGCTGTTGCTGGTCCCGGGGTCGCTGCGGATCGTGCGCTCGATCGCCGACCGGGAGCGCGGCCGCCTCGCTCGCTGGGGTCCCGGCCTCGTCGGCCCGGTGCCGATACCGGACCGGCCGCTGGCCGCCCTGCGTGATCCGGCTGTCCGCCGCGAGCTGATCTGGGTGCCGGTGCACGCCACGTTCGGCTTCGTGATCGGCCTGTTCGGGCTGTCGCTGCCGCTGTCAGCGGTGCAATCCCTGACGTTCCCGTTCTGGTACCACCTGGTGCCACCCGGCGAGGCCGCCCCCAACATTCCGTTCTGGACGGTCGACTCCCGCGCCGACTCGATCGGCGTGGCGCTGGCCGGAGTGGGCTGGCTGGCCGTGCTGCTCTTCTTCGGTGGCCGGCTCGCCCGGGCGCAGGCCTGGCCGGGTCGTCGTCTGCTGGGCCCGGTGCCCGGCGCAGACCTGAGTCTGCGCGTCGCCGAGCTGACCGCGACCCGGGCCGCGGCTCTCGATGCCCATGCCGCCGAGCTGCGCCGCATCGAGCGCTCGCTGCACGACGGCACACAGAACCGGCTGGTCGCGGTCACCGTGCTGCTGGGCGCGGCGCGGCGAGCGTTCGCCCGCGATCCGGCGACCGGTGTGGAGTTGCTGGATCGGGCACAACAGGCTGCTGAGCAGGCGCTCGGCGAACTCCGTACGGTGGTTCGCGGCATCCTTCCCCCGGTCCTCGACGACCGTGGTCTGGCCGGCGCGCTCGACGGTCTCGTGGCCGGTTGCGCGTTGCCCTGCGGCGTCGCCGTTGACCTGCCGGTTCGCTGTGCGGTGTCGGTCGAGGCCACCGCCTACTTCGTGGTCGCCGAGGCGCTGACCAACGCGGTCCGGCACAGCGGCGCCACGGGCGTGACCGTCTCGGTCCGCATCGACCGGGACACGCTGGTGATCCGGGTCGGTGACGACGGACGGGGCGGCGCCGACGAGAGTGCCGGGACCGGGCTGGCGGGCATCCGGCGCCGGGTCGAGGCGCACGACGGGCGGTTCGCCCTGACCAGCCCACTCGGTGGGCCGACGACGATGGACGTGGAGCTGCCGTGCGGATCGTGA
- a CDS encoding RNA polymerase sigma factor, producing the protein MASDADLIGRSLNGDVDAFVEVVGRHEVAVGSYLARRVGRDAAEDLLGEVWVAAFESRRSYDRSYDDARPWLYGVALNRLRRFWRSQPPEDLVEDVTELVSGWDPWSAVDLGMDAQAVLASALMRLKPEEREVLRLVAWEDLTAADAARALGMPAGTARRLLSQARAALREAPGVSALLKERNSAKEKHR; encoded by the coding sequence ATGGCGTCGGATGCGGATTTGATAGGCCGGTCGCTGAACGGCGATGTCGACGCCTTCGTGGAGGTGGTTGGTCGTCATGAGGTCGCCGTCGGTTCGTACCTCGCTCGCCGTGTGGGTCGCGACGCGGCGGAGGACCTGTTGGGCGAAGTCTGGGTCGCCGCGTTCGAGTCGCGGCGATCGTACGACCGGTCGTACGACGACGCGCGACCGTGGCTGTACGGGGTGGCGTTGAACCGCTTGCGTCGCTTCTGGCGGTCCCAGCCGCCTGAGGACCTGGTCGAGGACGTGACGGAGCTGGTCAGCGGATGGGATCCGTGGTCGGCGGTGGACCTCGGCATGGACGCCCAGGCAGTACTCGCGTCGGCTTTGATGCGGCTCAAGCCGGAGGAACGGGAAGTCCTGAGGCTCGTCGCCTGGGAGGACCTGACCGCAGCCGACGCCGCCCGGGCGCTCGGCATGCCGGCCGGCACCGCACGGCGGCTGCTGAGTCAAGCCAGAGCGGCTCTACGCGAGGCGCCAGGGGTGTCCGCGCTTCTGAAGGAACGCAACAGCGCGAAGGAGAAACACCGATGA
- a CDS encoding SigE family RNA polymerase sigma factor gives MGVKEDSGSGRSERDEQFHEFVADRRKWLLQTARLLTAGDPHLAEDLVQTALTKLYVSWAAFRRADNPDGYLRRVLVNAFLRERRRSWWRFERPSNRLPDRADPQAAPADLDPELSRALGQLPRRMRAAIILRFFHELDVAETAAALGCSTGTVKSQTARALDKLRVALNQPAAPRNPPAPNARSKEQELIR, from the coding sequence GTGGGTGTGAAAGAGGACAGCGGCTCGGGCAGGTCCGAGCGCGACGAGCAGTTCCACGAATTCGTGGCCGATCGGCGTAAGTGGCTGCTGCAGACCGCTCGGCTGCTGACGGCCGGCGATCCGCACCTCGCGGAAGATCTCGTGCAGACGGCGCTGACCAAGCTCTACGTCTCCTGGGCGGCGTTCCGGCGGGCGGACAACCCGGACGGCTACCTGCGCCGGGTGCTGGTCAACGCCTTCCTCAGGGAACGCCGTCGATCGTGGTGGCGATTCGAGCGCCCGTCGAACCGGCTACCGGACCGCGCCGACCCGCAGGCGGCACCGGCCGACCTGGATCCGGAGCTGTCCCGCGCGCTGGGTCAGTTGCCGCGTCGGATGCGCGCCGCGATCATCTTGCGCTTCTTCCACGAGCTGGACGTCGCCGAGACAGCGGCGGCCCTGGGCTGCTCGACCGGAACGGTCAAGAGTCAGACCGCCCGAGCTCTCGACAAGCTGCGAGTGGCGCTGAACCAGCCCGCAGCACCACGTAACCCGCCTGCCCCCAACGCCCGATCCAAGGAACAGGAACTCATCCGATGA